From a region of the Anaeromyxobacter sp. genome:
- a CDS encoding aspartate aminotransferase family protein — MDADEFRRLGHELIDWIAAYRERQEGLPVMSRVEPGQVRARFPGEAPRQGGRAAEALAALDRDLLPGITHWTHPSFFAYFPSNSSYASILGDLACAGLGAQGMSWQTSPACTELEQVVMEWLRQLVGLPETFTGVVQDTASSATLVALLCARERATGFSRDRGGLQAEAAPLTVYASDQAHASVDKAAMLAGFGRDNLRSLGTDQDHALRLDLLEAAVLADRAAGRRPCAVVVTVGTTGTTAVDPVAGVAELARRHGLWLHVDAALAGTAMALPECRPLWAGVEAADSLVWNPHKWLGIGFDFSASYVRDPELLIRVMSTAPSYLRTAQDGRVANFRDWGIPLGRRFRALKAYFHLMDEGVEALQARLRRDLGLARWLAAAVDATPGWERLAPVPFQTVTLRHAPPGLDEAALTAHNLAIAAAINAGGAAYLTPSLLKGRQTLRVSCGSAATTQRHVEALWAALQAAAG; from the coding sequence ATGGACGCCGACGAATTCCGTCGCCTGGGTCACGAGCTGATCGACTGGATCGCCGCCTACCGGGAGCGCCAGGAGGGGCTGCCGGTGATGAGCCGGGTGGAGCCGGGCCAGGTCCGCGCCCGCTTCCCCGGCGAGGCGCCGCGCCAGGGCGGGCGGGCCGCCGAGGCGCTGGCCGCGCTGGACCGCGACCTGCTGCCGGGCATCACCCACTGGACCCACCCGTCCTTCTTCGCCTACTTCCCGTCCAACTCCAGCTACGCCTCCATCCTCGGCGACCTGGCCTGCGCCGGCCTGGGCGCGCAGGGCATGAGCTGGCAGACCAGCCCCGCCTGCACCGAGCTGGAGCAGGTGGTGATGGAGTGGCTGCGCCAGCTGGTCGGGCTGCCGGAGACCTTCACCGGCGTGGTGCAGGACACCGCCTCGTCGGCCACCCTGGTGGCCCTGCTGTGCGCCCGCGAGCGGGCCACCGGCTTCTCTCGCGACCGCGGCGGGCTGCAGGCCGAGGCCGCGCCGCTCACCGTCTACGCCTCCGACCAGGCCCACGCCTCGGTGGACAAGGCGGCCATGCTGGCCGGGTTCGGGCGCGACAACCTGCGCTCCCTCGGCACCGACCAGGACCACGCCCTCCGGCTCGATCTGCTGGAGGCCGCCGTCCTGGCCGATCGGGCGGCCGGGCGGCGCCCCTGCGCGGTGGTGGTCACGGTGGGGACCACCGGCACCACCGCGGTGGACCCGGTGGCCGGGGTGGCCGAGCTGGCGCGTCGCCACGGGCTCTGGCTGCACGTGGACGCGGCGCTGGCCGGCACCGCCATGGCGCTGCCGGAGTGCCGCCCGCTCTGGGCCGGGGTGGAGGCGGCCGACTCGCTGGTCTGGAACCCGCACAAGTGGCTGGGCATCGGCTTCGACTTCTCCGCCTCCTACGTGCGCGATCCGGAGCTGCTGATCCGGGTCATGAGCACCGCCCCGTCCTATCTGCGCACCGCGCAGGACGGCCGGGTGGCCAACTTCCGCGACTGGGGCATCCCGCTGGGGAGGCGCTTCCGCGCCCTCAAGGCCTACTTCCACCTGATGGACGAGGGGGTGGAGGCGCTGCAGGCCCGGCTGCGGCGCGACCTCGGGCTGGCGCGCTGGCTGGCCGCCGCGGTGGACGCCACGCCCGGGTGGGAGCGGCTGGCGCCGGTCCCGTTCCAGACGGTGACGCTGCGCCACGCGCCGCCCGGCCTCGACGAGGCGGCGCTCACGGCCCACAACCTGGCCATCGCCGCGGCCATCAACGCCGGCGGCGCGGCCTACCTCACGCCCAGCCTGCTCAAGGGCCGGCAGACGCTGCGGGTCAGCTGCGGCTCGGCCGCCACCACCCAGCGCCACGTCGAGGCCCTGTGGGCGGCGCTGCAGGCCGCGGCCGGGTAA
- a CDS encoding oxidative damage protection protein, which yields MARMVMCKKLGKELPGLGFKPFPNELGARIYESISQDAWKLWLEHFKMIMNEYRLSPADPRTQQILFQQAEQFFFGPGAAAPPEFKPQ from the coding sequence ATGGCGCGCATGGTGATGTGCAAGAAGCTCGGCAAGGAGCTGCCGGGCCTGGGCTTCAAGCCCTTCCCCAACGAGCTGGGCGCCCGCATCTACGAGTCGATCTCGCAGGACGCCTGGAAGCTCTGGCTCGAGCACTTCAAGATGATCATGAACGAGTACCGCCTCTCCCCGGCGGACCCGCGCACGCAGCAGATCCTCTTCCAGCAGGCCGAGCAGTTCTTCTTCGGGCCGGGCGCCGCGGCGCCCCCCGAGTTCAAGCCGCAGTAG
- the pip gene encoding prolyl aminopeptidase, whose protein sequence is MTQRRTLYPELEPYRTGRLRVSPLHDLYFEESGNPEGKPVVFLHGGPGLGSGPTQRRFFDPRAYRVVLFDQRGCGKSTPHASLEENTTWDLVADLERLRVELDIERWQVFGGSWGASLALAYAQTHPERVTELVLRGIFLLRQWEIDWFYQAGASAIFPDAWEDYLAPIPEAERGDLLRAYHRRLTGADAAERRRCALAWSLWEARTSFLVPDEGYAAQLGDPEVAAAFARIECHYFLHGGFFAGREPLTQVDRFRRIPAVIVQGRYDLVCPMETAWALHRAWPEADFRIVPDAGHASYEPGITHELVEATDRFRGV, encoded by the coding sequence ATGACCCAGCGGCGGACCCTCTACCCCGAGCTCGAGCCGTACCGCACCGGCCGGCTGCGCGTCTCCCCGCTCCACGACCTGTACTTCGAGGAGAGCGGGAACCCGGAGGGGAAGCCGGTGGTCTTCCTGCACGGCGGCCCCGGCCTCGGGTCCGGCCCCACGCAGCGCCGCTTCTTCGATCCCCGCGCCTACCGCGTCGTCCTCTTCGACCAGCGCGGGTGTGGGAAGAGCACGCCCCACGCCTCGCTCGAGGAGAACACCACCTGGGACCTGGTGGCCGACCTGGAGCGGCTGCGGGTCGAGCTGGACATCGAGCGCTGGCAGGTCTTCGGCGGCTCCTGGGGCGCCAGCCTGGCGCTCGCCTACGCCCAGACCCACCCGGAGCGGGTGACCGAGCTCGTCCTGCGCGGCATCTTCCTGCTGCGCCAGTGGGAGATCGACTGGTTCTACCAGGCGGGCGCGAGCGCCATCTTTCCCGACGCGTGGGAGGACTACCTGGCGCCCATCCCGGAGGCCGAGCGCGGCGACCTGCTCCGCGCCTACCACCGCCGGCTCACCGGGGCCGACGCGGCGGAGCGACGGCGCTGCGCCCTGGCCTGGAGCCTGTGGGAGGCGAGGACCAGCTTCCTCGTGCCCGACGAGGGCTACGCGGCCCAGCTCGGCGACCCGGAGGTGGCCGCCGCCTTCGCCCGCATCGAGTGCCACTACTTCCTGCACGGCGGGTTCTTCGCCGGGCGCGAGCCGCTCACCCAGGTCGACCGGTTCCGGCGCATTCCGGCGGTCATCGTCCAGGGGCGCTACGACCTCGTCTGCCCGATGGAGACCGCCTGGGCGCTCCACCGGGCCTGGCCCGAGGCCGACTTCCGGATCGTCCCGGACGCGGGGCACGCCTCGTACGAGCCGGGGATCACGCACGAGCTCGTCGAGGCGACGGACCGGTTCCGGGGGGTGTAG
- a CDS encoding RDD family protein yields the protein MDEPRREEAPYPKADLTLRGLARLADFTIAFGVATSAPGVGPVVAALYLLVADGLMQGQSPGKKIFGVKVVVPATRAPAGFQESMLRNAPFALATTLWALPLLWPAFFLVGLPVVGYEAWRALDEPLGRRLGDQLAETQVVDGKVIVGLPSAAPGGR from the coding sequence ATGGACGAACCCCGCCGCGAGGAGGCGCCCTACCCCAAGGCCGACCTCACCTTGCGGGGGCTGGCCCGGCTGGCCGACTTCACCATCGCCTTCGGCGTGGCGACCAGCGCCCCGGGCGTGGGGCCGGTGGTGGCGGCCCTCTACCTGCTGGTGGCCGACGGGCTGATGCAGGGCCAGTCGCCCGGCAAGAAGATCTTCGGGGTGAAGGTGGTGGTGCCGGCCACCCGCGCCCCGGCCGGCTTCCAGGAGTCGATGCTGCGCAACGCCCCGTTCGCCCTGGCGACCACCCTGTGGGCCCTGCCGCTGCTCTGGCCGGCCTTCTTCCTGGTGGGCCTGCCGGTGGTCGGCTACGAGGCCTGGCGCGCCCTCGACGAGCCGCTGGGCCGGCGCCTGGGCGACCAGCTGGCCGAGACCCAGGTGGTGGACGGCAAGGTCATCGTCGGGCTGCCGTCGGCGGCGCCCGGGGGGCGGTAG
- the hemB gene encoding porphobilinogen synthase, whose protein sequence is MPFPQERPRRLRRTEALRRLVRETTLAPDDLVWPLFVLPGQKVRNPVKSMPGVFQLSVDELVAEAQAGYEAGVRSVILFGIPEAKDAVGSGAYADDGIIPRAVRALKQALPDLVVMTDVCLCEYTDHGHCGILTAPRAGGPGQDLGVDNDLTLPLLAREAVAHARAGADVVAPSDMMDGRVAAIREGLDIAGFGDVPILSYAAKFAGAFYGPFRDAAESAPVEGPGIPKDRKAYQMDPANWREALREVALDLEEGADMVMVKPAVPYLDIVRLIRDRFDVPLSAYHVSGEYAMIKAAAERGWIDGERVMLETLLCCRRAGADFVLTYGARDVAATLTGRRR, encoded by the coding sequence ATGCCCTTCCCGCAGGAACGCCCCCGCCGCCTCCGCCGCACCGAGGCGCTCCGCCGCCTGGTGCGCGAGACCACCCTCGCGCCGGACGATCTGGTCTGGCCGCTCTTCGTGCTGCCCGGCCAGAAGGTCCGCAACCCCGTGAAGTCCATGCCCGGCGTCTTCCAGCTCTCGGTGGACGAGCTGGTGGCGGAGGCCCAGGCCGGCTACGAGGCCGGCGTCCGCTCGGTCATCCTCTTCGGCATCCCGGAGGCCAAGGACGCGGTCGGCTCCGGCGCCTACGCCGACGACGGCATCATCCCGCGGGCGGTGCGGGCGCTGAAGCAGGCGCTCCCCGACCTGGTGGTGATGACCGACGTCTGCCTGTGCGAGTACACCGACCACGGCCACTGCGGCATCCTCACGGCGCCCAGGGCCGGCGGCCCCGGGCAGGATCTGGGCGTGGACAACGACCTGACCCTGCCCCTGCTGGCCAGGGAGGCGGTGGCCCACGCCCGCGCCGGCGCCGACGTGGTGGCCCCCTCGGACATGATGGACGGCCGGGTGGCCGCCATCCGCGAGGGGCTGGACATCGCCGGCTTCGGCGACGTGCCCATCCTCTCCTACGCGGCCAAGTTCGCCGGGGCCTTCTACGGCCCGTTCCGCGACGCCGCCGAGAGCGCCCCGGTGGAGGGGCCCGGCATCCCCAAGGACCGCAAGGCCTACCAGATGGACCCGGCCAACTGGCGGGAGGCCCTGCGCGAGGTGGCGCTCGACCTGGAGGAGGGCGCCGACATGGTGATGGTGAAGCCGGCCGTGCCCTACCTCGACATCGTGCGGCTCATCCGCGATCGCTTCGACGTGCCGCTCAGCGCGTACCACGTGTCCGGGGAGTACGCGATGATCAAGGCGGCCGCCGAGCGCGGCTGGATCGACGGCGAGCGGGTCATGCTGGAGACGCTCCTCTGCTGCCGCCGCGCCGGCGCCGACTTCGTCCTCACCTACGGCGCCCGCGACGTGGCCGCCACGTTGACGGGGCGCCGCCGGTGA
- a CDS encoding helix-turn-helix transcriptional regulator encodes MAGLAEKFTDNLRTERLRKKLSQEALAHKAGLSVSYISMLERGQRTPPLDTLEILAKALGVSAVSLLG; translated from the coding sequence ATGGCTGGCCTCGCCGAGAAGTTCACCGACAACCTCAGGACCGAGCGCTTGCGCAAGAAGCTGTCGCAGGAGGCGCTGGCCCACAAGGCCGGGCTCTCGGTCTCGTACATCTCGATGCTGGAGCGCGGACAGCGCACCCCGCCCCTGGACACGCTGGAGATCCTGGCCAAGGCGCTGGGCGTCTCGGCGGTCTCGCTGCTGGGGTAG
- a CDS encoding threonylcarbamoyl-AMP synthase, with protein sequence MDATRSRRIAEAAAALRAGAVIAYPTETFYGLGALAVDGAAVERLARAKGRPDGKPLPLLAADLAQVEAVAVLSPLARRLAGACWPGPLTLVLPARPGLHPLLTGGGATVGVRVTGGEVAAALALAAGGALVSTSANLAGAPPAASPADLDPALVARLDLVLDCGPSPGGLPSTVVVVEGVRLRLLRPGAVAAAHLEAVAGVSLE encoded by the coding sequence GTGGACGCCACGCGCTCGCGCCGGATCGCCGAGGCCGCCGCCGCCCTCCGCGCCGGCGCGGTCATCGCCTACCCCACCGAGACCTTCTACGGGCTGGGGGCCCTGGCGGTCGACGGCGCGGCGGTGGAGCGCCTGGCGCGCGCCAAGGGGCGGCCGGACGGCAAGCCGCTGCCGCTGCTGGCGGCGGATCTGGCGCAGGTGGAGGCGGTGGCGGTCCTCTCCCCGCTGGCGCGCCGCCTGGCCGGCGCCTGCTGGCCCGGGCCGCTCACCCTGGTGCTGCCGGCCCGACCTGGGCTGCACCCGCTGCTCACCGGCGGCGGCGCCACGGTGGGGGTGCGGGTGACCGGGGGCGAGGTGGCGGCCGCGCTGGCGCTGGCGGCCGGCGGGGCCCTGGTCTCCACCAGCGCCAACCTGGCCGGCGCGCCCCCCGCGGCCAGCCCGGCCGACCTGGACCCCGCCCTGGTGGCGCGCCTCGACCTGGTGCTGGACTGCGGCCCGTCCCCCGGCGGCCTGCCGTCCACGGTGGTGGTGGTGGAGGGGGTGCGGCTGCGCCTGCTGCGCCCCGGCGCCGTGGCGGCGGCGCACCTCGAGGCGGTGGCCGGCGTTTCCCTGGAGTAG
- a CDS encoding aminopeptidase: MANSKSKHNRMKSVRRRQWKARKKRQAAAKKPTKK, translated from the coding sequence ATGGCCAACTCGAAGAGCAAGCACAACCGCATGAAGTCCGTCCGCCGCCGCCAGTGGAAGGCGCGCAAGAAGCGCCAGGCCGCCGCCAAGAAGCCCACCAAGAAGTAG
- the rnr gene encoding ribonuclease R yields the protein MHNEPTRRERRRDALLAALTAFAGKPAGLEQLLAKAGLHAGEQTEAKRVLRELVEDGQAARDGKRWSLVGAVPPPRPGAGLPAAAAPGRAGRTGGKGIVGTLTRHRDGFGFVARLDRDGEDVFLPPGEATRALDGDLVRVEEVPGRGGRMAGRLLEVVERRRRLLIGTYHARGRTSFVVPADLALGGQVPVPESGAARDGDVVKVALAPGTGDLAGEVVESIGRPGEPRVEVLSVAYAKGFADVFPDATLAEAARVPDHVTPADRAGRRDLTTLPLVTIDGEDARDFDDAVFVERLPRGKGGAAWRLVVAIADVTHYVRPGSALDTEALRRGTSAYFPMQVLPMLPERLSNGICSLNPDVERLCLVADMTIDARGEPKGAEVYRAVMRSAARCTYTEVARVLDGEVVPGREPFRAQFELMGELQAELTAMRRRRGAIDFDLPEAKIILDGDGLVAGIEKRPRNRAHRVVEEFMLAANEAVARWFGDRDLPTIYRVHGVPDEQKLQLFLDLAASHGFPVPELPVDPRALDALLTRLKGHPQQRALNQLLLRSMMQALYSAENQGHFGLAASHYLHFTSPIRRYPDLMVHRLLEEEWARREGRPPARPSSRGLEEVAARCSERERASMEAEREIASYYAALFMKDKIGQRYPGTVAAVAEPGLFVELGPFFVEGMVRAEDLPGEFELDPVHHAMVDRRTGRAFRVGDVVEVEVANASPARRRVELLLTSAAPEAPEGFVEDLDRPPRPAGRGGARPGTGGRGGERGAGGPGPGRSLKDAVRAARGGSAGSGGGKSSAQGGRKAKGARPGAPSGSSRPKPGRGSRPGRRGR from the coding sequence TTGCACAACGAACCCACCCGGCGTGAGCGCCGCCGCGACGCGCTCCTGGCTGCACTCACCGCCTTCGCCGGCAAGCCCGCCGGCCTCGAGCAGCTCCTCGCCAAGGCCGGCCTGCACGCCGGCGAGCAGACCGAGGCCAAGCGCGTCCTGCGCGAGCTGGTCGAGGACGGCCAGGCCGCGCGCGACGGCAAGCGCTGGAGCCTGGTCGGCGCCGTCCCCCCGCCCCGCCCCGGCGCCGGCCTGCCCGCCGCCGCCGCTCCCGGGCGCGCCGGCCGGACCGGCGGCAAGGGCATCGTGGGCACCCTGACCCGCCACCGCGACGGCTTCGGCTTCGTGGCCCGCCTCGACCGCGACGGCGAGGACGTCTTCCTCCCGCCCGGCGAGGCCACCCGGGCCCTCGACGGCGACCTGGTCCGCGTGGAGGAGGTTCCCGGGCGCGGGGGCCGCATGGCCGGCCGCCTGCTCGAGGTGGTGGAGCGGCGGCGGCGCCTGCTCATCGGCACCTACCACGCCCGCGGCCGCACCAGCTTCGTGGTGCCCGCCGACCTGGCCCTGGGCGGGCAGGTGCCGGTGCCCGAGAGCGGCGCGGCGCGCGACGGCGACGTGGTCAAGGTGGCCCTGGCCCCCGGCACCGGCGACCTGGCCGGAGAGGTGGTGGAGTCCATCGGCCGCCCGGGCGAGCCGCGGGTCGAGGTCCTCTCGGTGGCCTACGCCAAGGGCTTCGCCGACGTCTTCCCCGACGCGACGCTGGCCGAGGCGGCGCGGGTGCCGGACCACGTCACCCCGGCCGACCGGGCCGGGCGGCGCGACCTGACCACCCTGCCGCTGGTCACCATCGACGGCGAGGACGCCCGCGACTTCGACGACGCGGTCTTCGTGGAGCGCCTGCCGCGCGGCAAGGGCGGCGCGGCCTGGCGGCTGGTGGTGGCCATCGCCGACGTGACCCACTACGTCCGGCCCGGCTCGGCGCTGGACACCGAGGCGCTGCGGCGCGGCACCAGCGCCTACTTCCCCATGCAGGTGCTGCCCATGCTGCCGGAGCGGCTCTCCAACGGGATCTGCTCGCTCAACCCGGACGTGGAGCGGCTCTGCCTGGTGGCCGACATGACCATCGACGCCCGGGGCGAGCCCAAGGGCGCCGAGGTCTACCGCGCGGTGATGCGCAGCGCGGCCCGCTGCACCTACACCGAGGTGGCCCGGGTGCTGGACGGCGAGGTGGTGCCGGGCCGCGAGCCCTTCCGCGCCCAGTTCGAGCTGATGGGCGAGCTGCAGGCCGAGCTGACCGCCATGCGGCGCCGCCGCGGCGCCATCGACTTCGACCTGCCCGAGGCCAAGATCATCCTGGACGGCGACGGGCTGGTGGCCGGCATCGAGAAGCGGCCGCGCAACCGCGCCCACCGCGTCGTCGAGGAGTTCATGCTGGCCGCCAACGAGGCGGTGGCCCGCTGGTTCGGCGACCGCGATCTGCCCACCATCTACCGGGTGCACGGCGTCCCCGACGAGCAGAAGCTGCAGCTCTTCCTGGACCTGGCGGCCTCCCACGGCTTCCCGGTGCCGGAGCTGCCGGTGGATCCCCGCGCGCTCGACGCCTTGCTGACGCGCCTCAAGGGCCACCCGCAGCAGCGGGCCCTCAACCAGCTCCTGCTGCGCTCCATGATGCAGGCCCTCTACTCGGCCGAGAACCAGGGCCACTTCGGGCTGGCCGCGTCGCACTACCTGCACTTCACCTCGCCCATCCGCCGCTACCCGGACCTGATGGTCCACCGGCTGCTGGAGGAGGAGTGGGCCCGCCGCGAGGGCCGGCCCCCGGCGCGCCCGTCCTCCCGCGGCCTGGAGGAGGTGGCGGCCCGCTGCTCGGAGCGCGAGCGGGCGTCCATGGAGGCCGAGCGCGAGATCGCCAGCTACTACGCGGCCCTCTTCATGAAGGACAAGATCGGCCAGCGCTACCCGGGCACGGTGGCGGCGGTGGCCGAGCCGGGGCTCTTCGTGGAGCTGGGGCCCTTCTTCGTGGAGGGCATGGTGCGGGCCGAGGACCTGCCCGGCGAGTTCGAGCTCGACCCGGTGCACCACGCCATGGTGGACCGGCGCACCGGGCGCGCCTTCCGGGTGGGCGACGTGGTGGAGGTGGAGGTGGCCAACGCCTCGCCGGCCCGCCGGCGCGTCGAGCTGCTGCTCACCTCGGCGGCCCCGGAGGCGCCGGAGGGGTTCGTGGAGGACCTGGATCGCCCGCCCCGCCCCGCCGGTCGCGGCGGCGCGCGGCCCGGCACCGGCGGGCGCGGCGGCGAGCGCGGCGCAGGCGGCCCGGGGCCGGGCCGCAGCCTCAAGGACGCGGTCCGCGCAGCGCGCGGAGGGTCCGCAGGGTCAGGTGGAGGAAAGTCGTCGGCCCAGGGAGGCCGGAAGGCGAAGGGGGCTCGCCCCGGGGCGCCGTCCGGCTCGAGCCGTCCGAAGCCAGGGCGAGGGTCTCGCCCCGGCCGGCGAGGGCGCTGA
- a CDS encoding DUF1015 domain-containing protein, with amino-acid sequence MAELVPFRGIRYAAARGRALGQLLAPPYDLISLEQRDDLLRRSPHNVVHLTLGEDRAGDTAQVNKYTRAAEHFRAWQAEGVLRRDEAACLYPLEQTFWSPDGRQLTRRGFMAAVRLHEFSEGVIVPHEKTLVAPKADRLAILKTVGANLSPLFGLYRDESGATARALDLACAAEPVAETDSDDGVHQRVWRASDPAVVGALQALVRDQRIFIADGHHRYETALVYRRWLEAQNPGLPDFGGHHYILMFLCPMSDPGLVIYPTHRLLSGLKGFTQAGLLERLERFFTVLPVEESLLKPVGRAWAISRLSEHAGKSTSFLMVTAEDRRGRILTLRDDADLSGVHLPEDRTLRDLDVTVLHAIVLEHLLGVSAEAQEQGENVTYVRDAGQAVNRVLSGEHQVGFLLNPTPMWQVEAVGDAGQTMPQKSTLFAPRLQSGLVLRAIEPLERP; translated from the coding sequence ATGGCCGAGCTCGTCCCCTTCCGAGGAATCCGCTACGCCGCCGCCAGGGGGCGCGCCCTCGGGCAGTTGCTGGCGCCGCCCTACGATCTCATCTCGCTGGAGCAGCGCGACGACCTGCTGCGGCGCAGCCCCCACAACGTGGTGCACCTGACCCTCGGCGAGGACCGCGCGGGCGACACGGCGCAGGTCAACAAGTACACCCGCGCCGCCGAGCACTTCCGGGCCTGGCAGGCCGAGGGCGTGCTGCGCCGGGACGAGGCCGCCTGCCTCTACCCGCTGGAGCAGACCTTCTGGTCGCCGGACGGCAGGCAGCTGACCCGCCGCGGCTTCATGGCGGCGGTGCGGCTGCACGAGTTCTCCGAGGGCGTCATCGTCCCGCACGAGAAGACCCTGGTGGCGCCCAAGGCCGACCGCCTGGCCATCCTGAAGACGGTGGGCGCCAACCTCTCGCCCCTCTTCGGCCTCTACCGCGACGAGTCGGGGGCCACCGCCCGGGCGCTCGACCTGGCCTGCGCCGCCGAGCCGGTGGCGGAGACCGACTCCGACGACGGGGTGCACCAGCGGGTCTGGCGGGCCAGCGACCCGGCGGTGGTGGGCGCCCTGCAGGCGCTGGTGCGCGACCAGCGCATCTTCATCGCCGACGGCCACCACCGCTACGAGACGGCGCTGGTCTACCGGCGCTGGCTGGAGGCGCAGAACCCCGGCCTGCCCGACTTCGGCGGCCACCACTACATCCTCATGTTCCTCTGCCCCATGAGCGATCCCGGGCTGGTCATCTACCCGACCCACCGGCTCCTCTCCGGCCTGAAGGGCTTCACCCAGGCCGGCCTGCTGGAGCGCCTGGAGCGCTTCTTCACGGTGCTGCCGGTGGAGGAGAGCCTGCTCAAGCCGGTGGGGCGCGCCTGGGCCATCTCGCGCCTCTCGGAGCACGCCGGCAAGTCCACCTCCTTCCTGATGGTCACCGCCGAGGACCGCCGCGGCCGCATCCTGACGCTGCGCGACGACGCCGACCTGTCCGGCGTGCACCTGCCGGAGGACCGCACGCTGCGCGACCTCGACGTGACGGTGCTGCACGCCATCGTCCTGGAGCACCTGCTGGGCGTCTCGGCCGAGGCCCAGGAGCAGGGGGAGAACGTCACCTACGTCCGCGACGCCGGCCAGGCCGTCAACCGGGTCCTCTCCGGGGAGCACCAGGTGGGGTTCCTGCTCAACCCCACCCCCATGTGGCAGGTGGAGGCGGTGGGCGACGCCGGCCAGACCATGCCGCAGAAGAGCACGCTCTTCGCCCCCAGGCTGCAGAGCGGGCTGGTGCTGCGCGCCATCGAGCCGCTCGAGCGGCCCTGA
- a CDS encoding molybdopterin molybdotransferase MoeA, which yields MLTPAEALARILASAAEVAPLPAERVPLAEAAGRALARPLLATRALPPFPAATMDGYALRACDAPGPGARLPVAFEVAAGHPSRLALPPGACCRIFTGAPLPRGADAVEMQEQVAAARDGGGATFGRAALAGRFVRPAGDDVARGGLALPGGAVLDPGAIGLAAALGHASLLVRRRPRVVILPTGDEVVALGGRPGPGQLFESNGHALAAAVALAGGLPEALPAVGDDPRALRAAVRRARGADLLVTTGGVSVGDRDLTRQALAEAGARLDFWRVAMRPGKPLAFGRLGRTLVFGLPGNPAAALVTFELFARPALRRLAGLPLADRVVVRGRLAEPQEKPLELTVYLRVRAVRVGRELVLQPLRTQASGNLTSAAGVGGLAVLPAGRRRLARGAPVDVILLRAPDAEP from the coding sequence GTGCTGACCCCCGCCGAGGCCCTGGCCCGCATCCTGGCGAGCGCCGCCGAGGTGGCACCGCTGCCCGCCGAGCGGGTGCCCCTGGCCGAGGCGGCCGGCCGGGCCCTGGCCCGGCCGCTGCTCGCCACCCGCGCCCTGCCTCCCTTCCCTGCCGCCACCATGGACGGCTACGCCCTGCGCGCCTGCGACGCGCCCGGCCCGGGCGCCAGGCTCCCGGTGGCCTTCGAGGTGGCTGCGGGCCACCCCTCCCGGCTGGCCCTGCCGCCCGGCGCCTGCTGCCGCATCTTCACCGGCGCCCCCCTGCCGCGCGGCGCCGACGCCGTGGAGATGCAGGAGCAGGTGGCGGCGGCCCGAGACGGCGGCGGCGCCACCTTCGGCCGGGCCGCTCTGGCCGGGCGCTTCGTCCGGCCGGCCGGCGACGACGTGGCCCGTGGTGGGCTGGCCCTGCCCGGGGGTGCGGTGCTGGACCCAGGCGCCATCGGCCTGGCCGCCGCCCTGGGCCACGCCAGCCTGCTGGTGCGCCGGCGCCCCCGGGTGGTGATCCTGCCGACCGGCGACGAGGTGGTGGCGCTGGGCGGCCGGCCCGGGCCGGGGCAACTCTTCGAGTCGAACGGCCACGCCCTGGCGGCGGCGGTGGCGCTGGCCGGGGGGCTGCCGGAGGCGCTGCCTGCGGTGGGCGACGACCCCCGCGCCCTGCGCGCCGCCGTGCGACGGGCCCGCGGCGCCGACCTGCTGGTCACCACCGGTGGCGTCTCGGTCGGCGACCGCGACCTGACCCGGCAGGCGCTGGCGGAGGCCGGCGCCCGCCTCGACTTCTGGCGCGTGGCCATGCGGCCGGGCAAGCCGCTGGCCTTCGGGCGCCTGGGCCGCACCCTGGTCTTCGGCCTGCCCGGGAACCCGGCCGCGGCGCTGGTGACCTTCGAGCTCTTCGCCCGGCCGGCGCTGCGCCGGCTGGCGGGGCTGCCGCTCGCCGACCGGGTGGTGGTGCGCGGCCGCCTGGCCGAGCCCCAGGAGAAGCCGCTCGAGCTGACCGTCTACCTGCGGGTCCGCGCCGTCCGCGTCGGCCGAGAGCTGGTGCTGCAGCCGCTGCGCACCCAGGCCTCCGGCAACCTGACCTCGGCCGCCGGGGTGGGCGGGCTGGCGGTGCTGCCCGCCGGCCGCAGGCGCCTGGCGCGCGGCGCGCCGGTGGACGTGATCCTGCTGCGCGCTCCGGACGCCGAGCCCTAG